A window of Staphylococcus lloydii genomic DNA:
CAAATACACCTTCAAAATTATTAGTGTAGTATGGGTCTGGCACATCCGTTTCTTCCATATTACTAAATTCTAGTAATTTGAACAACTGTCCTTGGATATTAGGGTTGATTCTTTTGATGTCATCTACATTATTTTGGTCCATAGCAATAATGTAATCAAAGTCGTCGTTGTGTGTAAATAATTCACTTATCATTCCATCAACTGAAATATTTTGGCTTGCTAAAATTTGTTGAGTCCCTTCATGAGGTGGCTCACCTAAATTCCATTTACCCGTTCCACGAGATTTTACTCGTACGCCTTCGATATTTCTGTCCTTTAACCTTTGCCTCATAATGGCTTCTGCCATCGGTGAGCGACAAATATTGCCTAAACAGACAAATGCAACTGTAACCATATATTTCCCTCCATAGAATTACTTCTCATTATTATTTTAGCTGTTTTTAATGTATTTCTAAAGTCCTAATATACCAATAATTTTACAAGGTGCTATATTTTGATAAAATAAATTGAAAAAGAGGTGAAATAAATGGCATCAAATAATGAACAAATGATATCAGAAATAAGAGAAAGATTAAATTTAGTAAATCAAAGTGTAATTGAACCTGCTCAATTTAAAGATGCAGATGAAAATGAAGTGAAAGAGATACATTCATATGTAACTTCTAAATCATCGTTTACACCAAGCGAAGCAACAGCAATCGCTGATGCACTTGGTCAA
This region includes:
- a CDS encoding low molecular weight protein-tyrosine-phosphatase; this translates as MVTVAFVCLGNICRSPMAEAIMRQRLKDRNIEGVRVKSRGTGKWNLGEPPHEGTQQILASQNISVDGMISELFTHNDDFDYIIAMDQNNVDDIKRINPNIQGQLFKLLEFSNMEETDVPDPYYTNNFEGVFEMVQSACDNLIDYIVKDANLREG
- a CDS encoding DUF1128 family protein, which encodes MASNNEQMISEIRERLNLVNQSVIEPAQFKDADENEVKEIHSYVTSKSSFTPSEATAIADALGQIRK